A genomic window from Physeter macrocephalus isolate SW-GA unplaced genomic scaffold, ASM283717v5 random_627, whole genome shotgun sequence includes:
- the VPS25 gene encoding vacuolar protein-sorting-associated protein 25: MAMSFEWPWQYRFPPFFTLQPNVDTRQKQLAAWCSLVLSFCRLHKQSSMTVMEAQESPLFNNVKLQRKLPVESIQVVLEELRKKGNLEWLDKNKSSFLIMWRRPEEWGKLIYQWVSRSGQNNSVFTLYELTNGEDTEDEEFHGLDEATLLRALQALQQEHKAEIITVSDGRGVKFF; the protein is encoded by the exons ATGGCGATGAGTTTCGAGTGGCCGTGGCAGTATCgcttccctcccttctttac GTTGCAGCCGAACGTGGACACTCGGCAGAAGCAGCTGGCCGCCTGGTGCTCGCTAGTCCTGTCCTTCTGTCGCCTGCACAAACAGTCCAGCATGACGGTGATGGAAGCTCAGGAGAGCCCGCTCTTCAACAACGTGAAGCTACAGC GGAAGCTGCCTGTGGAATCGATCCAGGTTGTATTAGAGGAGCTGAGGAAGAAAG GGAACCTCGAGTGGTTGGATAAGAACAAGTCTAGCTTCCTGATCATGTGGCGGAGGCCAGAAGAATGGGGGAAGCTCATCTATCAGTGG GTTTCCAGGAGTGGCCAGAACAACTCCGTGTTCACCTTGTACGAACTGACCAATGGGGAAGACACCGAGGATGAGG AGTTCCACGGGCTGGATGAGGCAACCCTACTGCGGGCTCTGCAGGCCCTACAGCAGGAGCACAAGGCCGAGATCATCACTGTCAGCGATGGCCGAGGTGTCAAGTTCTTCTAG